A DNA window from Armatimonadota bacterium contains the following coding sequences:
- a CDS encoding zinc-binding dehydrogenase: MKAVVLRGPRDLAVMDVPIPETRKGTELVRVRACGICGSDLRYFEGENPWAKHTLGVEKPNPPNMILGHEIGGEHADSPVTALAFKGCGQCLDCRRGRESLCAATAHLGHGAGWETETFNPGGMAEWCPVWSEFIYRLPAGFSCAEATFLDGLAVAVHAVRRASVYPGARLAVWGAGPIGLMILQTARAFGAGAAVVADVYDAALACATELGAQQALSGAIGPEAVAEAVREATGGRGADCIFETTGDPAVQQAALGCLARGGTLMLMAGASDLSLSDGALAGERIVTTSSNHQYEDFQTALDLLAEGVVRVGAMITHRFPIEDAVRAFDVARHKEQYGALKVIVEP; encoded by the coding sequence ATGAAAGCAGTAGTTCTGCGCGGGCCGCGTGATCTTGCGGTCATGGACGTCCCCATTCCTGAGACCCGCAAGGGCACCGAACTGGTACGTGTTCGCGCCTGCGGCATCTGCGGGAGCGATCTGCGGTATTTCGAGGGCGAGAACCCTTGGGCGAAGCACACGCTGGGGGTTGAGAAACCCAATCCACCCAATATGATCCTCGGCCACGAAATCGGTGGGGAACACGCGGATAGCCCGGTGACCGCGCTGGCCTTCAAAGGTTGCGGCCAATGCCTGGACTGCCGCCGCGGACGGGAGAGCCTCTGCGCTGCCACTGCCCACCTTGGCCATGGCGCGGGCTGGGAGACGGAGACTTTCAACCCCGGTGGAATGGCGGAATGGTGTCCGGTCTGGAGCGAGTTCATCTACCGGCTGCCGGCCGGGTTTTCCTGTGCTGAAGCCACCTTTCTGGATGGCCTTGCGGTGGCGGTGCATGCCGTGCGCAGGGCGTCAGTCTATCCGGGTGCGCGCCTTGCGGTGTGGGGAGCAGGCCCCATCGGTCTGATGATCCTCCAAACCGCAAGGGCATTCGGCGCTGGCGCGGCTGTAGTCGCGGATGTGTATGATGCCGCCCTGGCCTGTGCCACCGAGTTGGGCGCGCAACAGGCGCTCTCAGGCGCTATTGGGCCGGAGGCGGTGGCAGAGGCCGTCCGGGAGGCCACGGGCGGGCGCGGCGCGGACTGCATTTTCGAGACAACCGGGGATCCGGCGGTGCAGCAGGCAGCCCTCGGCTGCCTGGCGCGGGGTGGTACGCTCATGCTTATGGCCGGCGCGAGCGACCTTTCCCTTTCAGACGGCGCTCTTGCGGGTGAGCGCATCGTCACCACATCTAGCAATCACCAGTACGAGGACTTCCAGACCGCGCTGGACCTGCTCGCGGAGGGCGTTGTGCGTGTGGGAGCGATGATCACGCACCGGTTCCCCATCGAGGATGCGGTCCGGGCGTTCGACGTCGCCCGGCACAAAGAGCAGTACGGTGCGCTGAAGG